In one window of Skermanella rosea DNA:
- a CDS encoding zinc-finger domain-containing protein produces the protein METETVGCDGGGGALGHPMVYLTLTESGRADCPYCGRRFELKPGAKAGHGH, from the coding sequence GTGGAGACGGAAACTGTGGGCTGCGACGGCGGCGGCGGGGCGCTCGGGCATCCCATGGTCTACCTGACGCTCACCGAATCGGGCCGGGCCGACTGCCCGTACTGCGGACGCCGCTTCGAACTGAAGCCCGGCGCCAAGGCCGGGCACGGCCACTGA
- a CDS encoding ABC transporter ATP-binding protein, with translation MNSPSPSLQAAEPTLPTTPLPAHAVEVRGLTKTYKAAGRAPAKEALKGIDLAIPRGSLFGLLGPNGAGKSTLINILAGLVNKTGGEARIWGRDIDREARASRAAIGVVPQELNIDPFFTPRELLNLQAGLYGVPKSERITEDLLKAVGLQDKADAYARTLSGGMRRRLMVAKAMVHSPPVLVLDEPTAGVDIELRQMLWEQVRALNRAGTTVLLTTHYLQEAEELCDTIAIINHGQVVAMDSTKALLRRLDSKALVIQLDRDLTAVPAGLDGWQIELPEPRRLVVRYKPSRTRVGDVLAAIQAAGLTIQDLSTVETDLEDIFLQLTRGSHDAEAGDPSLVPGSRR, from the coding sequence ATGAATTCGCCCTCCCCCTCCCTCCAGGCCGCCGAACCGACGCTCCCGACCACCCCGTTGCCCGCGCACGCGGTCGAGGTCCGCGGCCTGACCAAGACCTACAAGGCGGCGGGCCGGGCGCCCGCGAAGGAGGCGCTGAAGGGGATCGACCTGGCGATCCCGCGCGGCTCGCTGTTCGGCCTGCTCGGTCCCAACGGCGCCGGCAAGTCCACCCTGATCAACATCCTGGCCGGGCTGGTCAACAAGACCGGCGGCGAGGCGCGGATCTGGGGCCGCGACATCGACCGCGAGGCCCGCGCCTCGCGCGCGGCGATCGGCGTGGTGCCCCAGGAGCTGAACATCGACCCGTTCTTCACGCCGAGGGAGCTGCTGAACCTCCAGGCCGGCCTGTATGGCGTGCCCAAGTCGGAGCGCATCACCGAGGATCTGCTGAAGGCGGTCGGGCTCCAGGACAAGGCGGACGCCTATGCCCGGACCCTGTCGGGCGGCATGCGGCGCCGGCTGATGGTCGCCAAGGCGATGGTGCATTCCCCCCCGGTGCTGGTGCTGGACGAGCCGACCGCCGGCGTCGACATCGAGCTGCGCCAGATGCTGTGGGAGCAGGTCCGGGCGCTCAACCGCGCCGGCACGACGGTGCTCCTGACCACCCACTACCTGCAGGAGGCGGAGGAGCTGTGCGACACCATCGCGATCATCAACCACGGCCAGGTGGTGGCGATGGACAGCACGAAGGCGCTGCTTCGCCGGCTGGACAGCAAGGCGCTGGTCATCCAACTCGACCGCGACCTGACGGCGGTGCCCGCCGGGCTGGACGGCTGGCAGATCGAGCTGCCGGAGCCCCGCCGCCTGGTGGTGCGCTACAAACCGAGCCGCACCCGGGTCGGCGACGTGCTGGCGGCGATCCAGGCGGCCGGGCTGACGATCCAGGACCTGAGCACCGTGGAGACCGACCTGGAGGACATCTTCCTCCAGCTGACCCGGGGTTCCCACGATGCCGAAGCCGGCGACCCGTCCCTGGTTCCGGGATCGCGGCGCTGA
- a CDS encoding alpha/beta hydrolase has protein sequence MPKPATRPWFRDRGADRGRAGMAPPSGAGRPRARIALLAALLLAAGCSATFQPRGPAVRAPDLTAERIVAPDGVALPLRAWLPEADGPPLRAVVLALHGFNDYSNAFEGTGSFFAARGIATYAYDQRGFGAHDRPGIWPTAETLIADLHTAAALVRRRHPGLPLYLLGESMGGAVILSALAGPPPPGAEPLEPAGTILSAPAVWDRDSLTTLQRAALWISYRTVPWLRLTAPRELKIRPSDNIEMLRGLSRDPLVIKGTRVDAVEGLVRLMSRAAAAVPELSAPALVLYGLNEQVIPRAPIEKALAALPRHVDVAVYDQGYHMLMRDLQGETVLRDMVSWIGDPSAPLPSGADRRPFTGTADSRTANSGAAGTEMAGP, from the coding sequence ATGCCGAAGCCGGCGACCCGTCCCTGGTTCCGGGATCGCGGCGCTGACCGGGGCCGCGCGGGAATGGCGCCGCCGTCCGGGGCCGGGCGCCCGCGGGCCCGGATCGCCCTGCTGGCCGCGCTGCTGCTGGCGGCCGGGTGCTCCGCCACCTTCCAGCCGAGGGGACCGGCGGTGCGGGCGCCGGACCTGACGGCGGAACGGATCGTCGCGCCGGACGGCGTGGCGCTGCCGCTGCGCGCCTGGCTGCCGGAGGCGGACGGGCCGCCGCTCCGCGCCGTCGTCCTGGCGCTGCACGGGTTCAACGACTATTCCAACGCCTTCGAGGGGACCGGGAGCTTCTTCGCGGCCCGCGGGATCGCGACCTACGCCTATGACCAGCGGGGGTTCGGCGCTCACGACAGGCCCGGCATCTGGCCCACCGCGGAGACCCTGATCGCCGACCTGCACACGGCGGCGGCGCTGGTTCGGCGGCGGCATCCCGGCCTGCCCCTGTACCTGCTGGGGGAGAGCATGGGCGGGGCGGTGATCCTGAGCGCGCTGGCCGGCCCTCCCCCGCCGGGGGCCGAGCCGCTGGAGCCGGCGGGCACGATCCTGTCGGCCCCGGCGGTATGGGACCGCGACTCGCTCACCACGCTCCAGCGCGCGGCGCTCTGGATCAGCTACCGCACGGTCCCGTGGCTGCGGCTGACGGCGCCGCGCGAGCTGAAGATCCGGCCGTCGGACAACATCGAGATGCTGCGCGGGCTGAGCCGCGACCCGCTGGTGATCAAGGGAACACGGGTCGACGCGGTCGAGGGGCTGGTCCGGCTGATGAGCCGCGCCGCGGCGGCGGTGCCGGAACTGTCGGCACCGGCCCTGGTGCTCTACGGCCTCAACGAGCAGGTGATCCCGCGCGCGCCGATCGAGAAGGCGCTCGCGGCGCTGCCCCGGCACGTGGACGTCGCGGTCTATGACCAGGGCTACCACATGCTGATGCGGGATCTCCAGGGGGAGACCGTGCTGCGCGACATGGTCAGCTGGATCGGGGATCCCTCGGCCCCCCTGCCCAGCGGCGCCGACCGGCGACCCTTTACCGGGACGGCGGACTCCCGGACGGCAAACTCCGGCGCGGCGGGCACCGAGATGGCCGGCCCTTGA
- a CDS encoding phosphatase PAP2 family protein has translation MMHTVTSLGDSGLLLPASVCVFAYLLWRGAHSVALLWAATLAVGLGITVVAKLGLIACGSSVGLAALESPSGHTSFAAIFFGCCALIAGFGRPAWQRLAILATAGTVILLVALSRVALRAHTAEEVAGGLAIGCACVGLFAWAHARLQPPAVRLRPVAVVFAVLVVLLNGHSLSAEPLIRDIAHKLRITMNVCG, from the coding sequence ATGATGCATACCGTTACGAGCCTAGGCGACTCCGGGCTGCTGCTGCCCGCCTCCGTCTGCGTGTTCGCCTACCTGCTGTGGCGGGGTGCCCATTCGGTGGCGCTGCTCTGGGCGGCGACGCTGGCGGTCGGCCTGGGCATCACGGTGGTCGCCAAGCTGGGCCTCATCGCCTGCGGAAGCTCCGTCGGCCTGGCGGCCCTGGAAAGCCCGAGCGGACATACCAGCTTCGCGGCGATCTTCTTCGGCTGCTGCGCGCTGATCGCCGGCTTCGGCCGGCCGGCCTGGCAGCGCCTCGCCATCCTGGCGACCGCCGGGACCGTGATCCTGCTGGTGGCGCTCAGCCGGGTCGCCCTGCGCGCCCACACGGCGGAGGAGGTGGCCGGCGGCCTGGCGATCGGCTGCGCCTGCGTCGGACTGTTCGCCTGGGCCCATGCCCGGCTGCAGCCCCCGGCCGTGAGGCTGCGCCCGGTCGCCGTGGTCTTCGCGGTGTTGGTGGTCCTGCTGAACGGCCACAGCCTGAGCGCCGAGCCGCTGATCCGCGACATCGCGCACAAGCTGCGCATCACCATGAATGTCTGCGGCTAG
- the greB gene encoding transcription elongation factor GreB, whose amino-acid sequence MSKAFVRESDADEDLPDEKETRPAGVKNYITPEGFQRLQDEFRHLMRVERPKTVEVVSWAAGNGDRSENGDYIYGKKRLREIDRRIRFLTKRMEAAQVVDPSAQKNRDRVFFGATVTYANERDEERTVTIVGIDETDLDRGRISWISPVAKALLKARVGDVVDLRTPAGPEQIEVVAIGYPPPQQPAP is encoded by the coding sequence ATGAGCAAGGCCTTCGTCCGCGAAAGCGACGCCGATGAGGATCTGCCGGACGAGAAGGAAACCCGGCCGGCGGGCGTCAAGAACTACATCACGCCCGAGGGGTTCCAACGCCTCCAGGACGAGTTCAGGCACCTGATGCGGGTCGAGCGCCCGAAGACGGTCGAGGTCGTGTCCTGGGCCGCCGGCAACGGCGACCGGTCGGAGAACGGCGACTACATCTACGGCAAGAAGCGCCTGCGCGAGATCGACCGCCGCATCCGCTTCCTGACCAAGCGGATGGAGGCGGCGCAGGTGGTCGACCCCTCGGCCCAGAAGAACCGCGACCGCGTCTTCTTCGGCGCCACCGTCACCTATGCCAACGAGCGGGACGAGGAACGCACCGTCACCATCGTCGGCATCGACGAGACGGACCTGGACCGGGGCCGCATCAGCTGGATCTCCCCGGTCGCCAAGGCGCTGCTCAAGGCGCGGGTCGGCGACGTGGTCGACCTGCGCACCCCCGCAGGGCCGGAGCAGATCGAGGTCGTCGCGATCGGCTATCCGCCGCCGCAGCAGCCGGCCCCGTGA
- a CDS encoding MFS transporter — protein MPGGKMPGVLARILVGRGMRSFADGFVALLLPIHLSRLGYGPAEVGLVATATLLGSAALTLGLGFAGHRVPLGRALAGAALLMAATGAGFAGIEAFWPLLLVAFVGTINPSSGDVSVFLPLEHTLIAHLADDAERTAVFARYSLIGSVGSALGALSIGTLHWFDRAVPEGTATQVLFALYGALGLATLLLYAGMPDVAPAAGPRRRASLGPSRRRVWGLAALFSVDSFGGGFVVNSLLALWLFQRFGLSAATTGTIFFLTGLCSAVSYLVAVRLARRIGLVNTMVFTHLPANVLLILAAFAPTLPVAVVFLVLRSLLSQMDVPARTSYVMAIVEPAERPAAASLTAVPRSLASALSPALAGAMLGAGTFGWPLVCAGALKIAYDLTLLACFRAVKPPEERTPPEASG, from the coding sequence ATGCCAGGTGGAAAAATGCCGGGCGTCCTGGCGCGGATCCTGGTCGGTCGGGGGATGCGGTCGTTCGCCGACGGTTTCGTGGCGCTGCTGCTGCCGATCCACCTGTCGCGGCTGGGATACGGCCCGGCGGAGGTCGGGCTGGTGGCGACCGCGACCCTGCTGGGATCGGCGGCGCTGACCCTGGGCCTGGGCTTCGCCGGGCACCGGGTGCCGCTGGGCCGGGCGCTGGCCGGGGCGGCGCTGCTGATGGCGGCCACCGGAGCCGGGTTCGCCGGGATCGAGGCGTTCTGGCCGCTGCTGCTGGTCGCCTTCGTCGGGACGATCAATCCGTCCAGCGGCGACGTCAGCGTCTTCCTGCCGCTGGAGCACACGCTGATCGCCCATCTGGCGGACGACGCGGAGCGGACGGCGGTGTTCGCCCGCTACAGCCTGATCGGATCGGTCGGGTCGGCGCTGGGCGCGCTGTCGATCGGCACGTTGCACTGGTTCGACCGGGCCGTCCCGGAGGGCACGGCCACCCAGGTGCTGTTCGCGCTCTACGGCGCCCTCGGGCTCGCCACGCTGCTGCTCTACGCGGGGATGCCGGACGTGGCGCCGGCGGCTGGACCTCGGCGCAGGGCCTCCCTCGGACCGTCGCGCCGGCGGGTCTGGGGCCTGGCGGCCCTGTTCTCGGTCGATTCGTTCGGCGGCGGCTTCGTCGTGAATTCGCTGCTGGCCCTGTGGCTGTTCCAGCGGTTCGGGCTGTCGGCCGCCACCACCGGGACGATCTTCTTCCTGACCGGCCTGTGCTCCGCCGTCTCGTACTTGGTGGCGGTCAGGCTGGCGCGCCGGATCGGGCTGGTCAACACGATGGTCTTCACCCATCTGCCGGCCAACGTCCTGCTGATCCTGGCGGCCTTCGCGCCGACGCTGCCGGTCGCGGTGGTCTTCCTGGTGCTGCGCAGCCTGCTGTCCCAGATGGACGTGCCGGCCCGCACCTCGTACGTGATGGCGATCGTGGAACCGGCCGAACGGCCGGCGGCGGCGAGCCTGACCGCGGTGCCGCGCAGCCTGGCCTCCGCCCTGTCGCCCGCCCTGGCGGGAGCGATGCTGGGGGCGGGAACCTTCGGCTGGCCGCTGGTCTGCGCCGGCGCCCTCAAGATCGCCTACGACCTGACGCTGCTCGCCTGCTTCCGCGCGGTGAAGCCCCCGGAGGAGCGGACCCCTCCGGAGGCTTCGGGCTAG
- a CDS encoding ferritin-like domain-containing protein: protein MASTTDAARNIFTTGLHNAHALEQQALQIMNRQVERLENYPELEQLLRRHIQETEQQRVRLEEVMSQLAESPSALKEAVQGFMGNAAAIAHSVASDEIIKNMLANTAFENYEIASYKSLLVMGEAAGFSNLTGLRQSLDEEVNMARQVADLVEPITRKYIEIGSRGESAKI from the coding sequence ATGGCTTCGACTACGGATGCCGCGCGCAACATCTTCACGACCGGTCTGCACAATGCCCATGCCCTCGAGCAGCAGGCGCTTCAGATCATGAACCGGCAGGTGGAGCGGCTGGAGAACTATCCGGAACTCGAACAGCTCCTGCGCCGGCACATCCAGGAAACCGAGCAGCAGCGCGTCCGCCTCGAAGAAGTGATGAGCCAGCTTGCCGAAAGCCCGTCCGCGCTGAAGGAGGCCGTCCAGGGCTTCATGGGCAACGCCGCCGCGATCGCCCATTCCGTCGCGTCGGACGAGATCATCAAGAACATGCTGGCGAACACCGCGTTCGAGAACTACGAGATCGCCTCGTACAAGTCCCTCCTGGTGATGGGCGAGGCCGCCGGCTTCAGCAACCTGACCGGCCTCCGCCAGTCGCTGGACGAGGAAGTCAACATGGCCCGCCAGGTCGCCGACCTGGTCGAGCCGATCACCCGCAAGTACATCGAGATCGGATCGCGCGGGGAATCGGCCAAGATCTGA
- a CDS encoding ATP-binding response regulator has protein sequence MPIADLLAEYFTVTGDVIMVTETERLDEPGPVITYVSPAFERLTGYPAEHAVGRSPRFLQGTGTDRAALARIRAALERRQTIREDLLNYRRDGTPFWIELAIHPITDARGKLRCFLSVLHDITERKRIEAMLRDAESEARQARRAAEEATLARSRFFAAASHDLRQPYQAIRLLHQLLADRLADPGHRALAEKLGEAIQAGESLLNVLLDVSALEAGTIRPRMADVAVDGLLTRLAHEMEPQAQAVGLRFRVRPCRGTVRSDPVLLQRMISNLLSNALRYTPSGGILLACRRRGGAVRIEVWDTGIGIPEEHLGEVFEDFIQLGNPERDRSRGLGLGLAVVARMAKLLDHPIEVRSVPGRGSMFAVTVPLSEGRGGAGVRAEPAPGRRSLEGGTAIVIEDDPIVLESLALVVESWGMSAIRIASLDELPAALAPVAHPPDLILADYRLQGDRSGSDAVELVRGRYGTPVSALLLTGDTHPDRLREAAAHGYRILHKPIHPTVLREQVELLLDQATLPSGSAAAPAAPASAAARALSESTET, from the coding sequence ATGCCGATAGCGGATCTCCTGGCTGAGTATTTCACGGTTACCGGCGACGTCATCATGGTGACGGAGACGGAACGGCTCGACGAACCCGGCCCGGTCATCACCTATGTGAGCCCGGCCTTCGAGCGCCTGACCGGCTATCCCGCCGAGCACGCCGTCGGCCGGTCGCCCCGGTTCCTCCAGGGTACCGGGACCGACCGGGCCGCGCTGGCGCGCATCCGGGCCGCGCTGGAGCGGCGCCAGACCATCCGGGAGGACCTGCTCAACTACCGTCGCGACGGCACCCCCTTCTGGATCGAGCTGGCCATCCACCCGATCACCGACGCGCGGGGCAAGCTCCGGTGCTTCCTGAGCGTGCTGCACGACATCACGGAGCGCAAGCGCATCGAGGCCATGCTGCGGGATGCCGAGAGCGAGGCCCGGCAGGCCCGCCGGGCGGCCGAGGAGGCCACGCTGGCGCGGTCGCGGTTCTTCGCCGCGGCGAGCCACGACCTGCGCCAGCCCTACCAGGCGATCCGGCTGCTCCACCAGCTCCTGGCGGACCGGCTGGCCGACCCCGGCCACCGCGCCCTGGCCGAGAAGCTGGGGGAGGCGATCCAGGCGGGGGAGTCCCTGCTGAACGTCCTGCTCGACGTCTCCGCGCTGGAGGCGGGGACCATCCGGCCGCGGATGGCCGACGTGGCGGTGGACGGCCTGCTGACCCGGCTGGCCCACGAGATGGAACCCCAGGCCCAGGCGGTCGGGCTGCGGTTCCGGGTCCGTCCGTGCCGGGGCACGGTCCGGAGCGATCCGGTGCTGCTCCAGCGGATGATCTCCAACCTTCTGAGCAACGCCCTGCGCTACACCCCGTCCGGCGGCATCCTGCTCGCCTGCCGGCGGCGGGGCGGCGCCGTCCGCATCGAGGTCTGGGACACCGGGATCGGGATTCCGGAAGAGCATCTCGGCGAGGTGTTCGAGGATTTCATCCAGCTCGGCAATCCCGAGCGCGACCGGAGCCGGGGACTGGGGTTGGGGCTTGCGGTGGTCGCCCGCATGGCGAAGCTGCTGGACCATCCGATCGAGGTGCGGTCCGTGCCGGGACGGGGCTCGATGTTCGCCGTGACGGTGCCGCTGTCGGAAGGCCGCGGCGGCGCCGGGGTCCGCGCCGAGCCCGCCCCGGGGAGGCGGAGCCTGGAAGGCGGGACCGCCATCGTGATCGAAGACGACCCCATCGTGCTGGAGAGCCTGGCCCTGGTGGTCGAGAGCTGGGGCATGTCGGCGATCCGGATCGCCAGCCTGGACGAGCTGCCCGCCGCGCTGGCCCCCGTCGCGCACCCTCCCGACCTGATCCTGGCGGACTACCGGCTGCAGGGCGACCGCAGCGGGTCCGACGCCGTGGAACTGGTGCGGGGCCGCTACGGGACGCCGGTCTCGGCGCTGCTGCTGACCGGGGACACCCATCCCGACCGGCTCCGGGAGGCGGCGGCCCACGGCTACCGCATCCTGCACAAGCCGATCCATCCCACCGTGCTGCGGGAACAGGTGGAACTGCTGCTCGATCAGGCCACCTTGCCGAGCGGGAGCGCCGCCGCCCCGGCCGCACCGGCCTCGGCCGCCGCGCGGGCACTGTCCGAATCGACCGAAACATAG
- a CDS encoding patatin-like phospholipase family protein, with amino-acid sequence MPLSSMPGGTRDIALVLGGGNALGAYLAGAYEELHDQGVRPDWIIGASVGAITGAILAGNAPEDRIAKLTRFWEEATLPTSRMPYLPGVKPRQIYNGMNAALAALFGRPNIFRHRYPGLWSALPWVPNDVALYDTAPLRATLERLVDFDRLNGGEVRFTVACVDLETGDEVYFDTARDRIGPEHILASAAITPAFPPVEIGGRLLCDPGYTNNLPLDYPFREPLRRDLTVVAVDLFSLRSPRPASLDAVLERTQDILFSSATRRSVAALRREFALMERQDPDGPSVRLLHLAYQAAAHELAVKTLDFSPASVRDRRAAGRRDMDSGLALLRTGPAPRGRFDYVSVDSDSARAAAEAGAAGAAALPLGKVA; translated from the coding sequence ATGCCTTTGTCCTCCATGCCAGGCGGAACCCGGGATATCGCGCTCGTCCTCGGGGGCGGCAACGCGCTGGGCGCCTATCTGGCGGGCGCCTACGAGGAACTGCACGACCAGGGCGTCCGGCCGGACTGGATCATCGGCGCTTCGGTCGGGGCGATCACGGGCGCCATCCTGGCGGGCAACGCTCCGGAGGACAGGATCGCGAAGCTGACCCGCTTCTGGGAGGAGGCGACCCTGCCGACCTCCCGCATGCCGTATCTTCCCGGCGTCAAGCCGCGCCAGATCTACAACGGCATGAACGCGGCCCTGGCGGCGCTGTTCGGCCGGCCGAACATCTTCCGGCACCGCTATCCCGGGCTGTGGTCGGCGCTGCCGTGGGTCCCGAACGACGTGGCGCTCTACGACACGGCGCCGTTGCGCGCGACCCTGGAGCGGCTGGTGGACTTCGACCGGCTGAACGGCGGGGAGGTCCGGTTCACGGTGGCCTGCGTCGATCTGGAAACCGGCGACGAGGTCTATTTCGACACCGCCCGCGACCGGATCGGGCCGGAGCACATCCTGGCCAGCGCCGCCATCACGCCGGCCTTCCCGCCGGTCGAGATCGGCGGGCGGCTGCTGTGCGATCCCGGCTACACCAACAACCTGCCGCTCGACTACCCGTTCCGGGAACCGCTCCGCCGCGACCTGACCGTCGTCGCGGTCGACCTGTTCAGCCTGCGCAGCCCACGGCCAGCCTCCCTGGACGCGGTGCTCGAACGCACCCAGGACATCCTGTTCTCCAGCGCCACCCGGCGCAGCGTCGCCGCCCTCCGGCGGGAATTCGCCCTGATGGAGCGGCAGGACCCGGACGGCCCGTCGGTCCGGCTGCTCCATCTGGCCTACCAGGCGGCCGCCCACGAGCTGGCGGTCAAGACGCTGGACTTCTCGCCCGCCTCGGTCCGCGACCGCCGGGCGGCCGGCCGGCGCGACATGGACTCCGGGTTGGCGCTGCTGCGCACCGGGCCGGCGCCCAGGGGCCGGTTCGACTATGTTTCGGTCGATTCGGACAGTGCCCGCGCGGCGGCCGAGGCCGGTGCGGCCGGGGCGGCGGCGCTCCCGCTCGGCAAGGTGGCCTGA
- a CDS encoding nucleotidyltransferase family protein → MRMAPSHSRFDALVSCLRGRPPADADWVGVIGEANRYLVVPAVRAALAGWAGPEVPQDVREYLDFIHGRNHERNLLLRAQAVEAVEALNRHGILPTLLKGACTLLTAAEDRLGDRILCDLDILVAAGEVPAALSCLSALGYEVQPGEAQDHAPAALARRRDAGMIDLHVRPPGPRRFHHPDRLARSGSILAIGEAGQALLPSPEFRALHLIAHDMFHDKLYLRGDFELRRLVDLAGIAKAHPGLDWDEVAALLDGREARHALESQLVALRSLFGADVPAVPFSHPVPHFQHWRRLLQARHPGLRTLLRGIYRSSRRLGGAETAVTAG, encoded by the coding sequence ATGAGGATGGCGCCCTCCCATTCCCGGTTCGACGCCCTGGTCTCCTGCCTGCGGGGACGGCCGCCGGCCGATGCCGACTGGGTCGGCGTGATCGGGGAGGCGAACCGCTACCTTGTCGTTCCCGCCGTCCGCGCCGCGCTGGCCGGATGGGCCGGGCCGGAGGTTCCGCAGGACGTGCGGGAGTACCTGGACTTCATCCACGGGCGGAACCACGAGCGGAACCTGCTGCTGCGCGCCCAGGCGGTGGAGGCCGTCGAGGCGCTGAACCGGCACGGCATCCTGCCGACCCTGCTGAAGGGGGCCTGCACGCTGCTGACGGCCGCCGAGGACCGGCTGGGCGACCGCATCCTGTGCGACCTGGACATCCTCGTGGCGGCGGGCGAGGTTCCGGCGGCGCTGTCCTGCCTGTCGGCGCTCGGCTACGAAGTCCAGCCCGGCGAGGCGCAGGACCATGCGCCCGCGGCGCTGGCGCGGCGCCGCGATGCCGGCATGATCGACCTGCATGTCCGGCCGCCGGGGCCGAGGAGGTTCCACCATCCCGACAGGCTCGCCCGGAGCGGGAGCATCCTGGCGATCGGCGAAGCGGGGCAGGCCCTGCTGCCGAGCCCGGAATTCCGGGCGCTGCACCTGATCGCGCACGACATGTTCCACGACAAGCTCTACCTGCGCGGCGATTTCGAGCTGAGGCGCCTCGTCGATCTGGCCGGGATCGCCAAGGCCCATCCGGGCCTCGACTGGGACGAGGTCGCCGCCCTGCTGGACGGACGGGAGGCCCGGCACGCCCTGGAGTCCCAACTGGTGGCGCTGAGATCCCTGTTCGGCGCCGACGTCCCCGCCGTCCCGTTCAGCCACCCCGTTCCCCATTTCCAGCACTGGCGCCGCCTGCTACAGGCGCGGCACCCGGGCCTCCGGACCCTGCTGCGCGGGATCTACCGGTCGTCGCGGCGGCTGGGCGGCGCCGAGACGGCGGTGACCGCGGGCTGA
- a CDS encoding cupin domain-containing protein: MTEPINLATKLSLFQDRWSPRIVAGFNGHDVMVVKAEGEFVWHSHPDTDDFFLVLQGDLTIELRDSEVRLGPGDLYIVPKGVEHRPVAHGEVHLLLIEPRGTPNTGDEATAAKKVPV, translated from the coding sequence ATGACGGAACCGATCAACCTCGCCACGAAGCTGAGCCTGTTCCAGGATCGCTGGTCGCCCAGGATCGTCGCCGGCTTCAACGGGCACGACGTCATGGTGGTGAAGGCCGAGGGGGAGTTCGTCTGGCACTCCCATCCGGACACCGACGACTTCTTCCTGGTCCTCCAGGGCGATCTCACGATCGAGCTCCGGGATTCGGAGGTCAGGCTGGGTCCCGGCGATCTCTACATCGTCCCGAAGGGCGTGGAACACCGGCCGGTCGCCCATGGCGAGGTCCATCTGCTGCTCATCGAGCCGCGCGGCACCCCCAACACGGGCGATGAAGCCACCGCCGCGAAGAAGGTGCCGGTCTAG
- a CDS encoding cupin domain-containing protein, whose product MKQLFYALIGVIISVGAAAAHDDNAKVTLVYEHTLPNVPGKSIKGVLVEYGPGGSSPAHTHASSAFIYATVLEGAIRSAVNDGPVVTYHAGQSFSENPGDRHGVSENASDTEPARLLAVFVVDTGETELTTPYGQ is encoded by the coding sequence ATGAAGCAGCTCTTTTACGCCCTCATCGGCGTGATCATCAGTGTGGGCGCGGCAGCAGCCCACGACGACAACGCCAAGGTGACGCTGGTCTACGAGCACACACTCCCCAACGTCCCCGGCAAGAGCATCAAGGGCGTGCTGGTCGAATACGGACCCGGCGGATCCTCGCCGGCGCACACGCACGCCAGTTCCGCCTTCATCTATGCGACCGTGCTCGAAGGGGCGATCCGCAGCGCCGTCAACGACGGACCAGTCGTTACCTATCATGCCGGGCAGAGCTTCTCGGAGAACCCCGGAGACCGCCACGGCGTCAGTGAGAACGCGAGCGACACGGAGCCGGCGCGGCTGCTTGCCGTGTTCGTGGTCGACACCGGCGAGACGGAACTGACCACGCCGTATGGCCAGTAA
- a CDS encoding carboxymuconolactone decarboxylase family protein — protein sequence MMTPRLAEPHKAAPAAIKAMMALESALGASGLDHGLLELVKLRASQINGCAFCIHMHATYLRKHGETEMRLYMLNAWRESSFYSARERAALGWTEALTRLAETGAPDADYALLRAEFSEEEQVNLTLAIGAINTWNRLQVGFRAAHPVDGARDRA from the coding sequence ATGATGACCCCTCGCTTGGCGGAACCTCACAAGGCTGCTCCCGCAGCGATCAAGGCGATGATGGCGCTGGAATCAGCCCTCGGCGCCAGCGGGCTCGACCACGGCCTGCTCGAACTCGTGAAGTTGCGTGCCTCTCAGATCAACGGCTGCGCCTTCTGCATCCACATGCACGCCACATATCTGCGCAAGCACGGCGAGACCGAAATGCGCCTTTACATGCTGAACGCCTGGCGCGAATCCTCGTTCTACAGCGCGCGGGAGAGGGCGGCGCTCGGTTGGACCGAGGCGCTCACCCGACTGGCCGAAACCGGCGCGCCGGATGCGGACTACGCGTTGCTCAGGGCGGAGTTCTCGGAGGAGGAGCAGGTGAACCTGACCCTGGCGATCGGCGCCATCAACACCTGGAACCGATTGCAGGTCGGCTTCCGGGCAGCCCACCCGGTGGATGGCGCCCGTGACCGGGCCTAG